CCGCAGAGAATTATATTATGTTCGGACACACCTTTTTGTTCAACAACATACTTCACCACAGCATTAAGGTCATCCACCATCTTTGCCCATTCCGAACCAGCACCTGCAGAGGTATACGTACGGTAATCAACCTTTTTACCATCGAGACTTTTAACGCTCTCCCCATGCCCGCGAAGGTCGTATATCAGGACATCATACCCCGCTGCTGCAGAAGTTGATGCAAAAGATAGCCACTCATTTTTATCGCTACCCAACCCGTGAAGCATGATAACAACTTTGTTAGTACCATCCTTCACTCTGAAATACCTCCCCGCGAGGATAACCCCGTCAGAAGTATTAATACTGACAGGCATAGCATTGAATACACAATTTCGGGGTCTTATCATATCCGATTTCCCAATATCACGGGTATCACATCCGTACATCACGGATAATACTACCGCACTGACAAAGACTACAACAACCTTACTAATCCTCATCATCATGCTCATCCCCTTTATGTTCAAGGTCATTAGTGATAACTTCCTCAAGTTTACAACTCATCTCCCCGCATTCAGTTTGAATTGTTGTATGCGTAATCCCGTACTTCTCCTTCAATATCCCTATCACTAACGCAACAACATCCGCGCTTTTTTTGTGTTCACCTTCATCTAATTCAATATGGCACGA
The sequence above is a segment of the Elusimicrobiota bacterium genome. Coding sequences within it:
- a CDS encoding alpha/beta fold hydrolase, whose product is MMMRISKVVVVFVSAVVLSVMYGCDTRDIGKSDMIRPRNCVFNAMPVSINTSDGVILAGRYFRVKDGTNKVVIMLHGLGSDKNEWLSFASTSAAAGYDVLIYDLRGHGESVKSLDGKKVDYRTYTSAGAGSEWAKMVDDLNAVVKYVVEQKGVSEHNIILCG